One Capsicum annuum cultivar UCD-10X-F1 chromosome 2, UCD10Xv1.1, whole genome shotgun sequence genomic window carries:
- the LOC107861183 gene encoding probable inactive dual specificity protein phosphatase-like At4g18593, protein MEAPNHSDVSIDSSQKSPDVIIDGSQKSSDVSIDSSQKSSDDSIDPKPQVIYRCKKCRRIVASEEQVVPHEPGEGQICFKWKKRSDNPYKESPQCSSIFVEPMKWMQVVEEGCVQDKLQCLGCKARLGYFNWAGMQCNCGAWINPAFQLHKSRLDECQL, encoded by the exons ATGGAAGCACCTAATCACTCTGATGTTAGTATTGATAGTTCTCAAAAAAGCCCTGACGTTATTATTGATGGTTCTCAAAAAAGCTCTGACGTTAGTATTGATAGTTCTCAAAAAAGCTCTGACGATAGTATTGATCCAAAACCTCAAGTTATATACCGATGCAAAAAATGTCGAAGGATTGTTGCATCAGAAGAGCAAGTTGTTCCACATGAACCTGGCGAAGGCCAAATATGTTTCAAGTGGAAAAAGAGAAGCGACAACCCGTATAAGGAGTCACCTCAATGTTCCTCTATTTTTGTTGAGCCCATGAAGTGGATGCAAGTTG TGGAAGAAGGTTGTGTCCAAGACAAGCTTCAGTGCCTGGGTTGCAAAGCTCGGCTCGGTTACTTCAATTGGGCAGGCATGCAGTGCAACTGTGGAGCATGGATTAACCCTGCATTTCAGCTGCACAAGAGTCGACTAGATGAGTGTCAGCTTTAA
- the LOC107861182 gene encoding uncharacterized protein LOC107861182: MAEKEGAIIKKGHEEGLKMAGSLLEEFGLPMGLLPLADVIEVGFVKNTGYMWIQQTKKIEHKFNMISKQVSYDTEINGYIDKKRIKKLKGVKAKELMIWPPVNEITVDDPPTGKIHFKSLAGITKTFPVEAFAAGQ, encoded by the coding sequence ATGGCAGAGAAGGAAGGAGCAATTATCAAGAAGGGGCATGAAGAAGGTTTGAAAATGGCGGGTTCCCTACTCGAAGAATTCGGACTCCCAATGGGGCTCCTCCCTCTTGCTGATGTGATCGAAGTAGGATTCGTGAAGAACACAGGCTACATGTGGATCCAGCAAACTAAAAAAATTGAGCACAAGTTCAATATGATCAGCAAACAGGTAAGTTATGACACTGAAATAAATGGTTACATTGACAAGAAGAGAATCAAGAAGCTCAAGGGCGTGAAAGCTAAGGAGTTGATGATATGGCCTCCAGTTAATGAGATTACAGTGGATGATCCTCCCACTGGCAAGATTCATTTCAAGAGTCTTGCTGGCATAACCAAAACTTTTCCAGTTGAAGCTTTTGCTGCTGGCCAGTAA